The region AGTATTTCCAAATGGCCGCTGTTCCTGCCGCTTCTATTATTGTGCTCTGCTTTTATCGGTGGTTGTGCCGGTTCAACGGGCGGCGGTCTTAAAGTGATCCGTATTCTTTTGCTTTATTTACAGGGTTCGCGCGAGCTGAAAAGGCTGGTTCACCCGAATGCGGTTTACACCATCAAATTGGGTAACCGCGCGTTGCCTGAACGTATCATAGAAGCGGTATGGGGTTTCTTCTCCGCTTACGCGCTGGTATTTATTGTCAGCATGCTGGCGATTGTTGCCACCGGTGTGGATAACTTCTCCGCCTTTGCTGCGGTTACCGCCACACTCAATAACCTTGGCCCGGGGCTGGGGGTGGTGGCTGATAACTTTGCTTCGATGAATTCCGTGGCGAAATGGATCCTGATCGTCACCATGTTGTTTGGTCGTCTGGAAGTCTTCACATTATTAGTGCTGTTCACGCCGACATTCTGGCGGGAATGAGTTTTAAGAAAGGGAAACAAGTATGAAAGCGTTGATACTCTATTCAAGTCGTGACGGGCAGACACATGCTATCGCTTCTTATATAGCAAGTGAGCTGAAAGAAAAGTGCAACTGCGATGTTGTTGATCTGGTACATGCGGAACATGTCGATTTGAAAAGCTATGACCAGGTGATGATCGGCGCTTCTATACGTTACGGTCACTTTAACCCGGTGCTGGATAAGTTCGTTAAAAAACACGCCGAAACCTTGAATCACATGCCGTCGGCTTTTTTCGGCGTCAACCTGACAGCGCGCAAACCCGAAAAACGAACGCCACAGACTAATGCCTATGTACGTAAATTCCTGCTGGCATCCCCGTGGGAACCGGCAATGTGCGGTGTCTTTGCTGGCGCATTACGTTATCCGCGATATCGCTGGTTCGATAAGGTCATGATCCAACTGATTATGCGGATGACAGGTGGTGAAACAGATACCCGTAAAGAAGTGGAATATACCGACTGGCAGCAGGTGGCCAAATTCGCTGAAGATTTTGGGCAAATATCGTATAAAAAATCGCAATAATGCGGGCTTAATAGACGTTCAGGCCAAAAAGAAAGCATTCAGAAAGTTTTTTGAAATTAGGGGTTGCGGCCTTCTGAGAACTCCCTATAATGCGCCTCCACTGACCGGGAACAACGACTCCTCTAACAAGAACCAAGTCGCCCAGTCAGGAAGAATCAACCCGGTGAAAACACCGCATCTTGTAAAAGAAAATGGTTGACTCTTCAGGG is a window of Rahnella aceris DNA encoding:
- the hemG gene encoding menaquinone-dependent protoporphyrinogen IX dehydrogenase gives rise to the protein MKALILYSSRDGQTHAIASYIASELKEKCNCDVVDLVHAEHVDLKSYDQVMIGASIRYGHFNPVLDKFVKKHAETLNHMPSAFFGVNLTARKPEKRTPQTNAYVRKFLLASPWEPAMCGVFAGALRYPRYRWFDKVMIQLIMRMTGGETDTRKEVEYTDWQQVAKFAEDFGQISYKKSQ